In Ovis canadensis isolate MfBH-ARS-UI-01 breed Bighorn chromosome 3, ARS-UI_OviCan_v2, whole genome shotgun sequence, one DNA window encodes the following:
- the LOC138435192 gene encoding olfactory receptor 10AD1-like has translation MESREKFNRSGSTPVDLRNGSTVTEFILVGFEQSSPPTRALLFALFLALYSLAMAMNDLIIFITWTDPRLNSPMYFFLGHLSFLDVCFITTTIPHMLIHLTVKNHIVSFVACMTQMYLVFCVGVAECILLAFMAYDHYVAICHPLSYAQIMSRQVCVSLVSTAWSFGLINGILLEYMSFQNPFCRDNHIENFFCEAPIVIALSCGDPQFSLKVIFADAIVVLLSPMVLIVISYARILASILGRNSSSGRGKTFSTCASHLTVVIFFYTSAMFSYLNPRSTHGPDKDKPFSLLYTIITPMCNPVIYSFQNKEMKGAMVRALGRSSLSQAESV, from the exons ATGGAGAGCAGAGAGAAGTTCAACCGCAG tGGATCCACACCAGTGGACCTAAGGAATGGCAGCACCGTGACTGAGTTTATCCTCGTGGGCTTTGAGCAGAGCTCCCCACCCACTCGGGCATTGCTCTTTGCCCTCTTCCTAGCCCTCTACAGCCTTGCCATGGCCATGAATGAcctcatcatcttcatcacctgGACAGACCCCAGGCTCAACAGccccatgtacttctttcttGGCCACCTGTCCTTCCTGGATGTCtgcttcatcaccaccaccatcccacACATGCTGATCCACCTGACAGTGAAGAACCATATTGTCTCCTTTGTCGCTTGCATGACCCAGATGTACTTGGTCTTCTGTGTGGGTGTGGCTGAGTGCATCCTCTTGGCTTTCATGGCCTATGACCATTATGTTGCTATCTGCCACCCACTTAGCTATGCCCAGATCATGAGCCGGCAGGTCTGTGTGAGCCTGGTGAGTACAGCCTGGTCCTTTGGGTTGATCAATGGCATCTTGCTTGAGTATATGTCATTCCAGAATCCCTTCTGCAGAGACAACCACATAGAAAACTTCTTCTGTGAGGCCCCCATAGTGATTGCTCTCTCCTGTGGAGACCCCCAGTTTAGTCTGAAAGTCATCTTTGCCGATGCCATTGTGGTGCTGCTCAGCCCCATGGTGCTCATTGTCATCTCCTATGCCCGCATCCTGGcctccatcctgggcaggaacTCCTCCTCTGGTCGAGGCAAGACCTTCTCTACTTGTGCCTCCCATCTGACCGTGGTCATCTTTTTCTACACCTCAGCCATGTTCTCTTACCTGAACCCCCGCAGCACACACGGTCCTGACAAAGACAAGCCTTTCTCCCTCCTCTACACCATCATCACCCCCATGTGCAACCCCGTCATCTACAGTttccaaaacaaagaaatgaagggGGCCATGGTGAGGGCCCTTGGGAGGAGCAGCCTTTCCCAGGCAGAGTCTGTCTAG
- the CCDC184 gene encoding coiled-coil domain-containing protein 184, translating to MEEGLLEIMTKDGGDMPAPLEVSTVPAVGDVISGEYNGGMKELMEHLKAQLQALFEDVRAMRGALDEQASHIQVLSDDVCANQRAIVSMCQIMTTAPRQGGLGVVGSKGNFQGARRDPETPSPGIGGSGLLGRDPEDEEDDDEEEKEMPSSATPTSHCERPESPCAGLLGGDGPLVEPLDLPDITLLQLEGEASL from the coding sequence ATGgaggaaggtctgctggagatcATGACCAAGGACGGCGGCGATATGCCGGCCCCTCTCGAGGTGTCCACCGTGCCGGCCGTGGGGGACGTGATCTCCGGGGAGTACAACGGCGGCATGAAGGAACTGATGGAGCACCTGAAGGCCCAGCTGCAGGCCCTGTTTGAGGACGTGAGGGCCATGCGGGGGGCCCTGGACGAGCAGGCCTCGCACATCCAGGTGCTCTCGGACGACGTGTGCGCCAACCAGCGAGCCATCGTCTCCATGTGCCAGATTATGACCACCGCGCCCCGCCAGGGTGGCCTGGGCGTGGTCGGCAGCAAGGGGAACTTCCAGGGCGCTCGCCGAGATCCGGAGACCCCTTCGCCTGGGATCGGGGGCAGCGGTTTGCTGGGTCGCGATCCAGAGGACGAGGAGGACGACgatgaagaagaaaaggagatgcCCAGCTCCGCCACACCCACAAGTCACTGTGAGCGCCCGGAGAGCCCCTGTGCTGGCCTTCTGGGGGGGGACGGGCCACTTGTGGAGCCCCTCGATCTGCCCGACATTACCCTGCTGCAGCTGGAGGGCGAGGCCTCTCTGTGA